A stretch of the Haloplanus aerogenes genome encodes the following:
- a CDS encoding UbiA prenyltransferase family protein — protein sequence MTELSATNPVATVTGLCRALRPWQWYKQGVMVLGIVFSKNLLNLGAWIELLVGVAAFTAIAGAAYIFNDVSDLEEDRNHPEKRHRPIASGQVSVPIAVAFGGSLVVAGLVAAYSLGPLFLAVLGVYLAQNALYSLYLKHVVFVDILVVAIGFVLRAVAGVVAIGVFLSPWLIVSTFLLALVLALGKRRSELELATDPRDTRVVLDAYSEGNLDQLLVMTMATLLMAYSLYSFSRTSHTMMLTLPFAFFGAFRYHHLVYTTDIAGRPEYLLTDRPSILNLFLWGLTAAGVLYNVPALVVQVIR from the coding sequence ATGACGGAACTTTCCGCGACCAATCCAGTCGCCACGGTCACTGGATTGTGCCGGGCACTCCGTCCGTGGCAGTGGTACAAACAGGGCGTGATGGTTCTGGGAATCGTCTTCTCGAAGAACCTCTTGAATCTCGGCGCGTGGATCGAACTCCTCGTCGGCGTGGCGGCGTTCACCGCGATAGCCGGCGCGGCCTACATCTTCAACGACGTTAGCGACCTGGAGGAGGATCGAAACCACCCGGAGAAACGACACCGCCCCATCGCCAGCGGACAGGTATCCGTCCCGATTGCCGTCGCTTTCGGCGGCTCACTCGTCGTCGCGGGTCTCGTCGCTGCCTACAGTCTTGGCCCCCTGTTTCTCGCCGTCTTGGGCGTCTATCTCGCCCAGAATGCGCTCTACTCGCTCTATCTCAAACACGTCGTCTTCGTCGATATTCTCGTCGTCGCCATCGGGTTCGTGCTCCGCGCAGTCGCCGGTGTCGTCGCCATCGGCGTGTTCTTGAGTCCGTGGTTGATCGTCAGCACCTTCCTCCTCGCGCTGGTGCTCGCCCTCGGCAAGCGCCGGAGCGAACTGGAACTCGCCACCGATCCCCGTGACACTCGGGTGGTGCTCGACGCGTATTCGGAGGGAAACCTCGATCAACTCCTCGTGATGACGATGGCAACGCTGTTAATGGCGTACTCGCTGTACTCCTTCTCACGAACCAGTCATACGATGATGCTGACGCTCCCGTTCGCCTTCTTCGGCGCCTTTCGGTACCACCACCTCGTCTACACGACCGACATCGCCGGCCGACCCGAGTATCTGCTGACCGACCGCCCGTCGATCCTGAATCTCTTTTTGTGGGGACTCACCGCCGCCGGTGTGCTGTACAACGTCCCGGCTCTCGTCGTGCAGGTGATTCGATGA
- a CDS encoding PHP domain-containing protein, whose amino-acid sequence MSRFDLQVHTDASPCSRATPSGIVDAAVAAGLDGIAITDHDTLDGYAAVARLAPDSLTVVPGVEVTTSQGHLLALGVDEVPPKADPLTVVDHVHEQGGVAVLSHPFDRLREYYAEDLDRIAAAVDGVEVTNSRCVFSRYNRAARSFAAEHDLAITGGSDAHFPMEIGRAYTECGGPVLDAILAGTTETGGRGGYLSGHVATKLNDALALLQR is encoded by the coding sequence ATGAGCCGCTTCGATTTGCAAGTCCACACCGACGCGTCGCCGTGTTCGCGCGCGACGCCTTCCGGGATCGTCGACGCCGCGGTCGCCGCCGGTCTGGACGGTATCGCCATCACCGATCACGACACGCTCGACGGCTACGCCGCGGTGGCGAGGCTCGCACCCGACTCCCTCACCGTCGTTCCGGGGGTCGAGGTGACGACTTCGCAGGGGCACCTGCTCGCCCTCGGTGTCGACGAGGTGCCGCCGAAAGCGGATCCACTCACGGTCGTCGATCACGTTCACGAGCAGGGTGGCGTGGCCGTCCTCTCACACCCCTTCGACAGGCTCCGTGAATACTACGCCGAGGATCTCGATCGGATTGCCGCCGCGGTCGACGGTGTCGAAGTGACGAACTCGCGGTGCGTCTTTTCGCGCTACAACCGGGCGGCCCGCTCGTTCGCAGCCGAACACGACCTCGCGATCACAGGCGGCAGCGACGCCCACTTCCCGATGGAGATCGGGCGCGCCTACACGGAGTGTGGGGGGCCCGTTCTCGACGCGATTCTCGCAGGCACGACCGAGACTGGCGGCCGTGGAGGGTACCTGTCGGGGCACGTCGCCACGAAACTCAACGACGCCCTCGCTCTCCTGCAGCGATGA
- a CDS encoding lysylphosphatidylglycerol synthase transmembrane domain-containing protein, producing MSGVLPRVRRAVRTHGLWVTALLTVVVFFGLFLFGDADAVVDALTLLEWWRIGAVFGLVAVSYGVRFLKWEFYLHELGIDVPLRSSLLVFVSGLMMVVTPGKAGEVWKAWFLRDLHDVAVNRTASVVGAERVTDLLALMAFAGLGLVVYQQSSTTLVVVAALFFGGLMLIQWRTLCLRLLDGLETIPVIGGYADDVREFYDNTYTLFRLRPLVVSMGISVVAWGLEGVALWIVLNGFVVDSSLLLALFVFGLGSVVGAASLLPGGLAAAEATMVGLLVVLGYSRTVAVSSTLVIRVGTLWFGALLGTAVFVLYRFLRNRRNSTPVDG from the coding sequence ATGAGCGGCGTTCTCCCCCGTGTGCGACGCGCGGTTCGAACACACGGTCTCTGGGTCACAGCGCTGTTGACCGTCGTCGTGTTCTTCGGTCTCTTCCTCTTTGGGGACGCCGATGCGGTGGTCGATGCGCTCACGCTCCTCGAGTGGTGGCGAATCGGCGCCGTGTTCGGACTCGTCGCCGTCAGTTACGGCGTCCGATTTTTGAAGTGGGAGTTCTACCTGCACGAACTCGGCATCGACGTGCCCCTCAGATCGAGTCTGTTGGTGTTCGTGAGCGGCCTCATGATGGTCGTCACCCCGGGCAAGGCCGGCGAAGTCTGGAAGGCGTGGTTCCTCCGGGACCTCCACGATGTCGCCGTGAATCGAACGGCGTCGGTCGTCGGCGCGGAGCGTGTCACCGACCTGCTCGCGCTGATGGCGTTCGCCGGCCTCGGTCTCGTCGTCTATCAGCAGTCGTCGACGACGCTGGTAGTCGTCGCGGCACTGTTTTTCGGCGGGCTGATGCTCATCCAGTGGCGCACCCTCTGTCTGCGACTGCTCGACGGCCTCGAGACGATTCCGGTGATCGGCGGATACGCCGACGACGTACGGGAGTTCTACGACAATACGTACACGCTCTTCCGGCTCCGACCGCTCGTCGTCTCGATGGGCATCAGCGTCGTCGCGTGGGGGCTCGAAGGGGTCGCGCTGTGGATCGTCCTGAACGGGTTCGTCGTCGATTCTTCGCTCCTCCTCGCGCTGTTCGTGTTCGGCCTCGGCTCCGTGGTCGGCGCTGCGAGCCTGCTTCCCGGCGGCCTGGCCGCCGCCGAAGCGACGATGGTCGGGTTGCTCGTCGTCCTCGGCTACTCGCGGACGGTCGCCGTCAGTTCCACGCTCGTCATCCGCGTCGGCACGCTCTGGTTCGGTGCCCTTCTTGGAACGGCGGTGTTCGTCCTCTACCGGTTCCTCC